One genomic window of Streptococcus mitis includes the following:
- a CDS encoding helix-turn-helix transcriptional regulator, whose translation MAKESKIITNLKSVRESTGMTQQELADRIGMRRETILHLENNRYNPSLEMALKIAQVFNLKVEDLFELRQKEEA comes from the coding sequence ATGGCCAAAGAAAGCAAGATTATTACTAATCTCAAATCTGTTCGTGAGTCCACAGGCATGACCCAGCAGGAGTTAGCCGACCGCATTGGCATGCGACGCGAGACAATTCTGCACTTGGAAAATAACCGTTACAACCCTTCGCTGGAAATGGCTCTTAAAATTGCTCAAGTTTTTAATCTGAAAGTAGAAGACCTCTTTGAACTCAGACAGAAAGAGGAAGCATAA